From one Asterias amurensis chromosome 10, ASM3211899v1 genomic stretch:
- the LOC139942808 gene encoding uncharacterized protein, which produces MELAKTEYIHRHNKTAAYLHWKICRHYNIETTGEWYKHQPTTVTENDVVTILWDMPIHTDKEIKANRPDIIIKDKKDQRCILIDVSIPSERNTSIKVAEKLSKYKDLEIEISRMWSMKTETIPVVIGALGLVKKGLEKFIERIPGSISINLVQKIALLGTAHILRRILSIK; this is translated from the exons ATGG AGCTGGCGAAGACGGAGTATATTCATCGACACAATAAGACAGCGGCGTACCTTCACTGGAAAATTTGCAGGCATTACAACATAGAGACGACAGGGGAGTGGTACAAACATCAGCCGACAACGGTCACAGAGAATGATGTAGTCACCATCCTCTGGGACATGCCAATCCATACTGACAAAGAGATTAAAGCCAACAGACCCGACATCATCATCAAGGACAAGAAAGACCAGAGGTGTATACTAATTGATGTGTCAATACCTTCCGAACGAAACACCTCAATTAAAGTTGCCGAGAAGCTGTCTAAATACAAAGACCTTGAGATCGAGATTAGCAGAATGTGGAGTATGAAGACCGAGACAATCCCAGTGGTCATCGGAGCTCTGGGACTAGTAAAGAAAGGACTGGAGAAATTCATTGAACGTATCCCTGGCAGCATAAGCATCAACTTAGTCCAGAAGATTGCACTCCTCGGCACAGCTCACATACTACGTAGAATTCTGTCCATTAAATAA